The proteins below come from a single Mya arenaria isolate MELC-2E11 chromosome 6, ASM2691426v1 genomic window:
- the LOC128237330 gene encoding delta-like protein D isoform X2, with protein MRALIMILILMDYVKKEASSTQSCRPPPACKACRSHPCENGGTCIPVPNSYTCQCQTGYQGKQCEEETCRSHPCENEGTCIPVPNSYTCQCQTGYQGKQCEEESPTTVANSGFQTDSTPKEATTTFTPPATKSVPVSIIAGSIGGIVLIVLLTIGLVIFFRERKRRHASDDTEIDYTKYSNDIHSNPTYDALCAPSADKVPTFAKDSGFDKHDESVEGNMMEGEYNTLRLHFPVINEPQDNTYNHIGGSLTADSTYSHIPNAKNALFDNTYSHMSNVSHGNSLEPEAKDATYNHLGDSCSSKRKGKTEESRDETYNHAQMNRVRPTADQVDPGDNYSHINLSGLKAQMPNADEHRDDAREPTGKNAKYAKANNVTKIVDKEKKQHGDSGKDSTATAEGESNSEGHTYFVLESNTDQHPKQAPFDYEVVATPEKNHSVFTVVETDTQQEYFVIEPTTELQ; from the exons ATGAGGGCTCTGATAATGATTCTGATCCTTATGGATTATGTTAAGAA AGAAGCCTCGTCCACCCAATCATGTCGACCACCTCCAGCTTGCA AAGCATGTCGTAGCCATCCATGTGAAAATGGCGGTACATGTATACCCGTGCCAAACAGCTATACCTGCCAATGTCAGACAGGTTACCAAGGCAAACAATGTGAGGAAG AAACATGTCGTAGCCATCCATGTGAAAATGAAGGTACATGTATACCCGTGCCAAACAGCTATACCTGCCAATGTCAGACAGGTTACCAAGGCAAACAGTGTGAGGAAG AATCTCCAACAACAGTGGCAAACAGTGGATTTCAAACGGATTCAACACCTAaagaagcaacaacaacatttacacCACCGGCCACAA agtCAGTTCCCGTATCTATCATAGCCGGTTCTATTGGCGGAATTGTCCTTATAGTCTTGTTAACAATTGGACTCGTGATCTTTTTCAG GGAAAGAAAACGGCGTCATGCAAGTGATGATACGGAAATCGACTACACGAAATATAGCAATGATATCCATTCTAACCCAACCTATGACGCACTTTGTGCACCGTCTGCAGACAAGGTGCCGACTTTTGCCAAAGATAGTGGATTTGATAAACATGATGAGTCTGTGGAAGGCAATATGATGGAGGGTGAATACAACACATTGCGGCTACACTTTCCTGTTATCAACGAACCGCAAGATAACACGTACAACCACATTGGAGGATCTCTTACTGCTGATTCGACGTACTCACACATTCCTAACGCTAAAAATGCCTTGTTCGACAATACCTACTCGCACATGTCCAATGTTTCACATGGTAATTCTTTGGAACCCGAAGCTAAAGATGCAACCTATAACCACTTGGGAGACTCTTGTTCTAGCAAACGTAAAGGCAAAACAGAAGAAAGTCGCGACGAGACATACAACCATGCACAAATGAATCGTGTTCGTCCAACGGCAGATCAAGTAGATCCGGGCGATAATTATTCGCACATTAACCTATCTGGATTGAAAGCTCAAATGCCAAATGCTGACGAACATCGTGATGATGCTCGGGAACCAACAGGCAAAAATGCCAAATATGCTAAGGCAAACAATGTAACAAAGATCGTTGACAAAGAGAAGAAACAACATGGTGACTCTGGAAAAGATTCTACAGCAACTGCAGAGGGAGAGAGCAATTCTGAAGGTCACACTTATTTTGTTCTGGAATCCAATACTGACCAACATCCTAAACAAGCACCATTCGACTATGAAGTAGTGGCAACGCCAGAGAAAAACCATAGCGTGTTCACGGTAGTGGAAACAGATACACAGCAGGAATACTTTGTCATTGAGCCAACAACTGAGCTGCAGTAG
- the LOC128237330 gene encoding multiple epidermal growth factor-like domains protein 10 isoform X1: MRALIMILILMDYVKKEASSTQSCRPPPACKACRSHPCENGGTCIPVPNSYTCQCQTGYQGKQCEEETCRSHPCENEGTCIPVPNSYTCQCQTGYQGKQCEEESPTTVANSGFQTDSTPKEATTTFTPPATSTNKTTATMMTTLSKGSSTVVSIETATYSTQTSTAPTRNVAESVPVSIIAGSIGGIVLIVLLTIGLVIFFRERKRRHASDDTEIDYTKYSNDIHSNPTYDALCAPSADKVPTFAKDSGFDKHDESVEGNMMEGEYNTLRLHFPVINEPQDNTYNHIGGSLTADSTYSHIPNAKNALFDNTYSHMSNVSHGNSLEPEAKDATYNHLGDSCSSKRKGKTEESRDETYNHAQMNRVRPTADQVDPGDNYSHINLSGLKAQMPNADEHRDDAREPTGKNAKYAKANNVTKIVDKEKKQHGDSGKDSTATAEGESNSEGHTYFVLESNTDQHPKQAPFDYEVVATPEKNHSVFTVVETDTQQEYFVIEPTTELQ, from the exons ATGAGGGCTCTGATAATGATTCTGATCCTTATGGATTATGTTAAGAA AGAAGCCTCGTCCACCCAATCATGTCGACCACCTCCAGCTTGCA AAGCATGTCGTAGCCATCCATGTGAAAATGGCGGTACATGTATACCCGTGCCAAACAGCTATACCTGCCAATGTCAGACAGGTTACCAAGGCAAACAATGTGAGGAAG AAACATGTCGTAGCCATCCATGTGAAAATGAAGGTACATGTATACCCGTGCCAAACAGCTATACCTGCCAATGTCAGACAGGTTACCAAGGCAAACAGTGTGAGGAAG AATCTCCAACAACAGTGGCAAACAGTGGATTTCAAACGGATTCAACACCTAaagaagcaacaacaacatttacacCACCGGCCACAAGTACGAACAAAACAACTGCGACGATGATGACGACATTATCAAAAGGAAGTTCGACTGTCGTATCAATAGAAACAGCTACATACTCAACACAAACTTCCACTGCGCCAACAAGAAATGTAGCAG agtCAGTTCCCGTATCTATCATAGCCGGTTCTATTGGCGGAATTGTCCTTATAGTCTTGTTAACAATTGGACTCGTGATCTTTTTCAG GGAAAGAAAACGGCGTCATGCAAGTGATGATACGGAAATCGACTACACGAAATATAGCAATGATATCCATTCTAACCCAACCTATGACGCACTTTGTGCACCGTCTGCAGACAAGGTGCCGACTTTTGCCAAAGATAGTGGATTTGATAAACATGATGAGTCTGTGGAAGGCAATATGATGGAGGGTGAATACAACACATTGCGGCTACACTTTCCTGTTATCAACGAACCGCAAGATAACACGTACAACCACATTGGAGGATCTCTTACTGCTGATTCGACGTACTCACACATTCCTAACGCTAAAAATGCCTTGTTCGACAATACCTACTCGCACATGTCCAATGTTTCACATGGTAATTCTTTGGAACCCGAAGCTAAAGATGCAACCTATAACCACTTGGGAGACTCTTGTTCTAGCAAACGTAAAGGCAAAACAGAAGAAAGTCGCGACGAGACATACAACCATGCACAAATGAATCGTGTTCGTCCAACGGCAGATCAAGTAGATCCGGGCGATAATTATTCGCACATTAACCTATCTGGATTGAAAGCTCAAATGCCAAATGCTGACGAACATCGTGATGATGCTCGGGAACCAACAGGCAAAAATGCCAAATATGCTAAGGCAAACAATGTAACAAAGATCGTTGACAAAGAGAAGAAACAACATGGTGACTCTGGAAAAGATTCTACAGCAACTGCAGAGGGAGAGAGCAATTCTGAAGGTCACACTTATTTTGTTCTGGAATCCAATACTGACCAACATCCTAAACAAGCACCATTCGACTATGAAGTAGTGGCAACGCCAGAGAAAAACCATAGCGTGTTCACGGTAGTGGAAACAGATACACAGCAGGAATACTTTGTCATTGAGCCAACAACTGAGCTGCAGTAG